One Gossypium hirsutum isolate 1008001.06 chromosome A11, Gossypium_hirsutum_v2.1, whole genome shotgun sequence genomic window carries:
- the LOC107960137 gene encoding L-type lectin-domain containing receptor kinase IX.1-like, which translates to MALLYTSWHTPHCVVASKQWLDLLSMLMALCQQSPFPISHRPKDYGVDLAVFLTPTGSEIPPNLGGGFLGLFNTTTNDSSGNQVFLVDFDTYPNPKWDYAIELMGININFISSVEYAP; encoded by the exons ATGGCATTGCTTTATACTTCTTGGCACACTCCTCACTGTGTTGTCGCATCTAAGCAATGGTTGGATTTGCTTTCAATGCTCATGGCTCTATGTCAGCAGTCACCATTTCCCATAAGTCATAGGCCTAAAG ACTATGGAGTCGACCTTGCAGTCTTCCTTACTCCTACTGGGAGTGAAATTCCACCGAATTTAGGAGGTGGATTTCTAGGCCTATTTAACACTACAACCAATGATTCATCTGGGAACCAGGTATTTCTTGTTGATTTTGATACTTACCCCAACCCTAAATGGGATTATGCAATTGAGCTTATGGGGATCAACATCAACTTTATTTCTTCAGTTGAGTATGCTCCCTAG